The following is a genomic window from Dehalogenimonas sp. 4OHTPN.
CCAGACCTGCCTCGGCAAGCGGCGCAGCCAGCAGCAGACCGGAGACGAACTGGGAACTGACGTTGCCGGGCAACGTGACGGCGTTTGATTTAAACCTGCCGCCAGTGCCTTGAATGGTAAAATAGTTGTCGGCCAACTTTGAGGCGACGCCGAGCTGTGAGAAGGCTTCGAAAAGGGGTGCCATCGGCCGGCGCGCCAAACCGGGAGCGAAGGTGATCCGGCTGACGCCTTCGAGGGCGGCGCACACCGGCGCCAGGAAGCGCAGGGTGGCGGCAGACTGGCGGCAGTCCAGCTTCTGATGAGGCGGTTCAAGGTTGCCGCCGGCGACTGTCCAGGCATTTGCACCGCGTTCGATGCCGGCACCGAGACGGGACAGGACATCCGCCGCCGCTTCAGAATCGTCGGCTGCCAGGGGATTCCTGATCACGCTTCGACCGCCGGCCATGGCTGCGGCGAACAGGGCGCGGATGGTGTAACTTTTGGACGGCGGGGCGGCGACGGCACCGCCGGCGAAGCCTTTACCGATTACGGCTTTCATCGATCCCCAATTTCTCAATAATCTCGTTGATGACGGCGGCGAAGGGACGGCGGCCAGTTCTCACGGTGATGCCGGCAGCGGTCTCGTACAACGAGCGCCGCGCCTCGTGAAGTTCCTCGATGATGCGGTCGCGGTCGGGGCGGTCGAGGAGCGGCCGCTTGCGGCTCCGGGCAAGTCGGTCCTGGAGAACTTCGACCTCGGTTTCCAAATACACGAGGGTGGCTGACGTTTTCAAACGTTCGACGTTGAACGGACGAAGTACGGCGCCGCCGCCCAGGGCGATGACCGCATTCTTCGCTGATCGGCTGACCTCCTCGATGACCGCTTCTTCCAGGTCGCGGAAGCCGGACTCTCCCATCTCTTTGAAGATTTCCGGAATCGTCTTCCCGGCGCGCTGCTCGATTAGCTGGTCGAGTTCGATAAACTCGCGGCCCAGCCGCCGGGCTAATCTCTGGCCGGCGGTCGATTTGCCGGAACCCATGAAGCCGATGAGAGCGATATTGCGGTTCATGACAGCGCCCCGGCCGCCGCCCGGCTCATAACGTCGCGCGGCGCGGGTTGGCCGGCCCACAACTCGAAGGCTAGGGCACCCTGCTCAACCAGCATTTCCAGCCCGCCGATGGTCCGGCAGCCCGCGGCTTCAGCGTCCCGCAGCAGCCGTGTCTGCTGCGGGCGGTAGACAATATCGAAAACGATAAGTCCCCGCCGCAGGAATTTGGCCGGCAACGGGGTCGCCTCATTTTCCGGAGGCAGGCCGACGGACGTGGCGTTGACTACCAGAGAGGCGCCGGCCAGGGCTTCCGAAAAACCGGCATCGGTCATCGGTAGAGCGGCTGCACCGGTATCGGCCGCCAGCGAAGCCGCGGTCTTCGGCGTCCGGTTGACGATAACGACCGACGCGCCGGCGGCCCGCAGGGCGAAGGCGACGGCGCGGGCGGCACCGCCGGCTCCGATGACGACGGTTTTTTTGCCGTTCGGCTCAAAGCCACTGCGTTTCAGAACGGCGAGGAAACCCGGGGCATCGGTGTTGTGGCCGGTCAGCCTGCCGCCGTCATTTAAGATGACATTAACCGCGCCGATGCGGCGGGCCTGGTCCTCGATTCTATCAAGGAACGGCATCACCGCCGTTTTGTGGGGTATGGTGACATTGGCGCCGCGAATTCCCAGGCCCCGCAGCCCGGCGACGGCGCCGCCGATGGCCACGGCGGGCACCGGGAAGGCCAGGTAGACGTAGTTCAAACCGGCAGCCGCGAAGGCGGCGTTTTGCATCGCCGGTGATACCGAATGAACCACCGGGTCGCCGAGGAGGGCGATCAGCCTGGTGTTTGAATCAATCATATCTGGAGCAGCCGATAAATTTCGTCGAACCGGGCGGCGGAGAGCTGCCCCGGGGCCGATTCCTTGCCACCAAGCAGGGAAGCGTAGGCGAACTCCGCGCCGGCAAGCGGCGCTAGAACCCGGCTCAAGACCCCGGCCGGCCCCATGGCGAAAGCGATTATTTTCCGGCCAGGAAACTTTGCGTATAATTTCAGCAGTTTTAAATTATCATCCAACGAGGCTGCGGTGGTGACGACTTTGCAGATGTCGGCTCCTGCGGCAATCTGCCGCTCGATTATGATCTCAAGTTCCTCAAGCGGCGGCGTGGCAGCGAAATCGTGGTGGGACACCAGGCACCGGGCTTTCTTCTTGACCGCTCCGACAAGGATGTCGAGGCCCGGCGCGGCGAGTTCAACGTCCACAATGGCGGCGCTCAGGCTGAGCGCCTTCAGAAGCTCCGACTGCCGGTCGGTCTCGCCGCCATCCCAGCGGCCGCCCTCGGCGCGGGGACGGTTGGTGGCGATCCAGGGTTTGGTCAGGGTGTGGGCGACCGCCGGCCAAGTTTGGCCAACAAGATCGATCCGCAGTTCGAAGAGGTCGACTAGCGGCTCGGCCGCGGCGATCGCCCGGGCCTCGTCTTCGGCAATGACGCCGCAGATTTTAGGTCTCATGCGGAAAGCGCCTCAACGGCTATCCCGGGATCGATATCGTCTCTAATCACGGTACTGCCGATGCCGTCCGGCAGGACAAACTTGAGTTTACCGTTCGAGATTTTCTTATCATGGAGCATTGCTGCAATGAGTGCTTCAGGTTGTTTAACGGGAATGGTGACCGGCAAGCCGGCGGCGGCGATGAGACTGGTAATCCGAATGACATGAGGTTCGGCCAGGAGTCCCATCCGGTTAGCCACTTTAGCCGCGGCCGCCATACCCAGGGCAACTGCGGTGCCGTGTTTGACCCGGAAATTGGAGACGGCTTCTATGGCGTGGCCGAGGGTGTGCCCAAAATTAAGGATCTGCCGCTCGCCGTAATCATGCTCATCCCGCTCAACCACCGCCGCTTTCACCCGGGCTGCCCGGCCGACGATATGGGTGAGCGTTCCGATATTTTTGGCTAATACTTCAGGTATATTGTGCTCCAGATAGGCGAATAACTCCGGGTCTTTGATGACGGCGCATTTAATGACTTCGGCCAGGCCGTTTTGGATTTCAGCCAGCGGCAGGGTTTGAAGCAGCCGGGTGTCGGCGGCCACCAGCCTGGGCTGGTAGAAGACGCCAGCCATGTTCTTGAGTTTGCCGACGTTGACCGCCACCTTGCCGCCGATGCTGCTGTCAACCTGTGCCAGAAGCGTCGTCGGCACCTGAACGAAAGGTACGCCGCGCTGGTAGGTGGCGGCGACGAAGCCGGTCAGGTCGCCGATCACCCCGCCGCCAAAGGCCAGCAGCGGCGTTCCGCGCTCGGCATGCCGTCTGGCCAGGCTTTCGTAGAGCTTGCCGGCAGTCGCCAGCGACTTGCAGCCCTCACCGTCCGGAATAACGATGAGTTCCGGTTCCAGACCGGCTGAGCGCAGTGCTTCGGTCAAGAGCCCGCCGTGCAGGCCGGCTACGACCCGGTTGGTCACCGCCATCAGCCGGCCGCTCAGGCTCAGGCTTTGCATCAGGGCCGGCAGTTCGGTTAACAGCCCTTCCCCGATGCGGATGGGGTAGCTTCGATCGGCCAGGTTGACGTCAATCTGCGTTTTCATGGCCTTATTTTAAAGCAATCATCCTCAACTGTCGCGCGGCGGCGATAATTTCTTTAAGCTCCGACGGCTGGATCATCTGAGAGGCATCGCACCGGGCGTCCTCCGGCCGGTCGTGGACCTCAATCATCAGCCCCGCGGCGCCAGCGGCGATCGAGGCCAGGCTCATCGAACGGATGAGGTCGCGGCGGCCGGTGGCATGGCTGGGATCGACGATAATGGGCAGGAAGGTCTCTTTCTGGACCACCGGTACCGCCGCCAGGTCGAGCATGTAACGGGTGTAATTCTTACCCTTGCCCATAGGCACGATGCCGCGTTCGCACAAGATGATGTCCTTGTTGCCCTCGGCGGCGATATACTCGGCGAAGCATAAAAACTCCTCGACCGAAGCGCCGAAGTGGCGTTTGAACATTACCGGCAACTTTTTGCGGGCGGCGGTTTGCAGCAGGTCCTGGTCGTACATATTGCGGGCGCCGATCTGGATGATATCGACGAATTCGGCGACCAGGTCCACCTGCGCTTCGCCGCGGACCTCGGTGACTACCGGCATACCGAACGTCCTGCCGGCTTCCCGCAGCCAGGTAAGCGCCTCGATGGCCTCGTCATGCCCGGCCGAGCCCAGACCCTGGAAGGAATGGACTGAGGAGCGGGGTTTGAAGACGCCGCCGCGCAAAATGTGGGCCCCGGCGCCTTTGCACTGTTCGGCGATGCGGAACAGGTCGTCCCGGTTTTCGACGGCGCACGGTCCGGCGATGAACACCGGCTCCGGCGCGCCGAACTGGACGTCGCCGACCTTGACGACGCGGGTGCCGGTCTCGCCGTAGGCGCTGGAATATTCGCGGTTGATCAGTTTATAGGGCGCCTGGATCATCCTGGCCTCCTTCACTCCGGGCAAGGCTGCCAGGTGGGTAAAGTCGACCCTGGTCTCATCGCCGATAAGGCCGATGATAGTCAGGTACTGGCCGCGTGAGACATCGGTGCGCAGGCCGGCTCTAGCCACTTCGTCAACGGCATGCTGGATCTGCTGCTCCGTGGCGTCCTTTTTCATAATGATCACTGTTGGCTTTGCTCCCTTCTATTGACCCCTTAAACTAAAAAATCCTCCGTTGGGAGGATTTGCTGCCTGGACTATGCGGTCTAAGTGCTCTTATGCAGAAACGCCGAACCTCCCCGACGTGCCCTGCAGGCACCAGGTAAAGTAATAGGCGTAATAAAAACGAACCATTGGCAAGAACGATAACATCCTGAGGGCGGCTTGTCAAGAAACGACGAAGGGAGCTTTTACGGCTCCCTTCGTCGGACGGCGCGCACTGCACCGGCTTGCCGCAGGCAGATGGTTGAGGTCAGCCGGCGGCGGGAAAGCCGGGTTAATAAGCTTAGGTTACACTTCGGTGCGGGTGGAGAGGAAAATCTGAAGGCCCATCTGCGAGATCTGGTCCTGCACACCCTCTATTTCATCTAGGTGACCGTCTTCATCATTAAGGATAGCCTGGAGGATATCGCGAGTTGCGAAGTCGCCAAGATCCCCGGCCTGTTTGACGGCGGCGTTGTATGACTTGACGGCGCCGACTTCAGCCATACGGTCGTTCTCGAACATCTTGGGCACGTCGGCGCCGATATAGACTTTGCGGTAATCCGAGACGATGGGGATGCCCTCGAGGAACAGGATGCGGCCGATGAGCTTCTCGGCGTGTTTCATCTCGACGATGGCGCGCTTCTCGATGGATTTGTGGAGTTTGCCGTAATTCCAATTGTCGCACATCTCCGAATGGACCATGTACTGGTTGATGGCGGTCAGCTCGTCAGCCAGCAGGGAATTGAGGGTCGCAATGATCTGGGGATCGCCTTTCATAAAAACCTCCTGTTTTTTTCGAATGTTATTTTATCTTATCAGAGAACCGGCCGGTTCCCCAACACCATCGGTATTCCGGGTTTGAACCGGGCAATACCCCTTTTCTTGACCCTGTGCTGACCGCCGCAATACGCTGTTGTTGAGGGGTCAGGATTGGCTTATTGACATCCAATATCCGGGGTGATAATATAACCGATTGTCTGTGGCTTTTAGAGTCGCAGGCGGCAGATGATGTCTTAAAACAGTCTGCCAGCGGGCTTCCCGGGTGAAGGATGAGCTCGTCTCGTCCTTTAACATTGTCCGGGGGTATAGAGGAGCGCGATATGCCGACAGTGAATCAGTTAATCAGAAAAGGGCGCCATAAGCTGGCCAAAAAAGCCAAAACTCCGGCGCTGCACTATAATTTCAATTCGCTCAAGAACCGCACGTCGTACGGCGCCGGTTCGCCGCAGAAGCGCGGCGTATGTCTTCAGGTGAAGACGACCACCCCCAAGAAACCGAACTCCGCGCTGCGGAAGATCGCCCGCGTCCGTTTATCGAACCACATGGAAGTAACGGCTTACATCCCGGGCGAGGGGCATAATCTCCAGGAGCATTCCGTCGTTTTGATCCGCGGCGGCCGGGTACCTGATTTACCGGGCGTCCGCTACCACATCGTCAGGGGCACTCTGGACACCGCCGGCGTGGCCAACCGCAAGCAAGGCCGCTCCAAGTACGGCGCCAAGGTAGCCAAGGCCGCAGTAAAAAAATAGGGATACCCTCAGGGAGGCATTTAAAAAACAATGGGACGACGCAGTTCAGGTATCAGGCACCCGGCGCTACCCGATGCCAAATATAACAGTGTCATCGTATCCAAATTCATCAACCGCATCATGTATGCCGGCAAACAGAGCACCGCCGAACGGGTGATTTACGATGCCATGGAGATCATGGCCGCCCAGGATGGCAAGGACGCGGTGACCCTTGTCGAACAGGCGGTCAAGAATGCCACGCCGATGGTAGAAGTCAAAGCCCGCCGGGTCGGCGGCGCCAACTACCAGGTGCCGGTTGAGGTTCGTCCTGACCGCGCTTTCTCACTGGCTTTGCGCTGGTTGACCAAGGCCGCCCGCAGCCGTTCCGGCAAATCCATGGCCGAGAAGCTGTCGGCTGAATTGTCCGATGCCGCCAAGGGTCTGGGCGCCGCGGTCAAAAAGAGAGAAGAAACGCACAAAATGGCCGAGGCGAACCGCGCTTTCGCCCATTACCGCTGGTAGATCGCAGAGATTACCGCCTGCTTCACTAAATTCTTATGAATCAACAAGATCGAAACCTGGAACTGAATAAAACCCGCAATATCGGCATCATCGCTCATATTGATGCCGGCAAAACGACCACCACCGAACGGGTGCTGTATTTCACCGGCCGTACCTATAAAATAGGCAACGTCGATGACGGCAATACGGTCATGGACTGGATGCAGCAGGAGCGCGAGCGGGGTATCACCATTACCTCCGCCGCTACAGCGTGCCATTGGCGCGATTATCGCATCAATATCATCGATACTCCCGGCCACGTTGATTTCACCGCCGAAGTTGAGCGGTCGCTCCGCGTCCTAGACGGCGGCGTGGTTGTCTTTGACGGCGTGGCCGGCGTGGAAGCCCAATCTGAGACGGTATGGCGCCAGGCCAACCGTTACGGTGTGCCCCGGATCTGCTTTATCAACAAGATGGACCGTACCGGCGCCGATTTCAACCGGTGCCTCAAGATGATTGAAGACCGGCTCAAAGCGCGGCACATCGCCGTCACGCTGCCGATCGGCAGCGGCGACAGCTTCGGCGGCGTCATCGATCTGATCAAACTCAAAGCCTACAGCGCCGATGGGGATCAAAATACTCCCGAGCCGATCGAAATACCGATCCCGACGTCCGAAAAGGAGCGCGTCGAGGCCGCCCGCCACCAGATGATCGAGAAGCTGGCCGAACTTGACGACGAGGTGATGTGCGCCTATCTGGACGGCAGTGACCTTTCGACCGATCAAATTATCGCCGGATTAAGGCGGGTGACCCTGGGCAACAAAGGGATCCCCGTGTTATGCGGCTCATCTTTCCGCCAAAAAGGCGTCAAGCTGCTGCTGGACGCGGTGGTCAACTTCCTTCCTTCCCCGTTGGATACGCCCCCGGTTGTCGGCATCGATACCCGGACTCAGGCTGAGGTCTCCAGGCCGGTCAGTGATGACGCGCCTTTTGCCGCCCTGGCTTTCAAGGTTGTTTCCGATCCTTTTGTCGGCCGTCTGGTGTATCTGAGAGTGTATTCAGGCACGGTGGACGCCGGCGCCGGGGTAATGAATACCACCCGGGACCAAAAAGAACGCATCGGCCGATTGCTGGTGATGCATGCCAACGCCCGGGAAGAAATCACCAAAGCTGAAACAGGCAGTATTATCGCTTCACTCGGTCTCAAGAGCACTTTCACCGGCGATACCTTGTGCGACCCGGCTCATCCTGTGCTGCTTGAAAATATTAAATTCCCTGAACCGGTGGTGTCTATTTCCATCGAGCCCAAGACCCGTGCCGACCAGGATAAAATGGTGGACGCGCTGCAGAAGTTGGCTGATGAAGACCCGACCTTCAAGGTCACTTATAATGAAGAGACCGGTCAAAATATCATCGCCGGCATGGGTGAACTTCACCTGGACGTGTTAGTCAGCCGCATGTTCACCGAACACAAGGTGGCAGCTAAAGTGGGGCAGCCGCGGGTTGCTTACCGCGAGACGATCACCGCTCCGGCCAGGGCCGACGGCCGGTTTGTCCGGCAGTCGGGCGGCCGCGGTCAGTACGGCCATGTCAAAATCGATATTGAACCCAACACCGAGTCGACCGCTGTTGAGGTCGTTGATGACATTCGCGGCGGCACGGTGCCCAAGAACTTTGTCAAGGCGGCGGCCGAGGGTATTAAAGAAGCCGCGGCAACCGGCGTTTTCGCCGGTTACCCGATGGTCGGGGTCAAGGTATCCATTTTTGACGGCAGCTATCATGATGTCGACTCCAACGAAATGGCTTTCAAGACTGCCGGTTCCATGGCGCTCAAAGCCGCGGCTGCCAAAGCCAATCCGGTGTTGCTCGAGCCCATCATGAAGATGGAAGTCATGACGCCCGAGGAATACATGGGCGATATTATCGGCGACCTGAACTCCCGGCGCGGCCATATCGTTTCCATCGAGCCAAGGGGGGAGACGACGATGATTCATGCTTACGTGCCGCTGGCGGAAACGTTTGGTTATACCACCACTATCCGGGGCATCTCAAAGGGTCGTGCCACTTCATCGATGGAATTCTACAAATATCAGGAACTGCCGGCCAACATCGCCAAGACGGTGATGGAGTCAGCGGCCGTCGCGAAATAGGGGATTTGAGGACTATGGGTAAACAAAAAATCCGCATCAAGCTAAAGGGTTTCGATCACAAGGTGCTCGATCAGTCGGCACAGCAGATCGTTGAAGCCCTGGAACGCACCGGGGCAGTTATTTCCGGCCCCGTGCCGCTGCCGACCCAGATAAAAAAATACTCGGTTATCCGGGCGTCCTTCATTGATAAGGATTCTCAGGAGCAGTTCGAGGTGCGTACCCATAAACGCCTGATTGACATCGTGGAGACGACCTCGAAGACTATCGACTCCCTGACCAGTCTTAATATGCCGGCCGGGGTCAGCATCGACATCAAGCTCTAAATCGGTCATAGCGATTACGCTTTAGGAACGCGAAATGATAAATGGAATTATCGGTAAAAAATTAGGCATGACTCAGGTCTACAGCGCCAGCGGCAAAGTAGAACCGGTGACGGTTCTCGAGGTCGGCCCGTGTACTGTAACCCAGGTCAAGACCTTGGAAAATGACGGCTACGTCGCCGCCCAGCTTGGTTTCGGCACCGCCAAGAGGCTTGCCAAAGCAGAGAAGGGCCATACCAAAGACACCGGCGAGTTTCGCCACCTTCGGGAGTTCCGCCTGGAAGATGTATCCGGCGTCGAAGTCGGCAACAAGGTAGACGCCAGTTTATTTTCCGACGGCGAACTGATTGACGTCACCGGCATTTCCAAAGGCCACGGGTTTGCCGGCGGTGTCAAGCGGCATGGTTTTCACGGCGGCCCGAAAACCCACGGTCAGTCAGACCGCCACCGCGCGCCGGGCTCTATAGGCTCGACTACGACGCCGGGCCGGGTTTACAAAGGCACCCGAATGGCCGGCCACATGGGACACGATCAGGTCACGGTACGCTGTCTTAAGGTGGTCAAGGCCGATACCGAGAAGAACCTGCTCCTGGTACGCGGCGCCGTTCCCGGCGGTAAGAACGGCTTGATAATCGTAAAAAAATCAAAGAAGAGTAGCTAAATGGAAATACCCGTTTACAGTATGCAGGGCAAGGTAGTTAAAAACCTTTCGGTCAGCGAGTCGGTGTTCGGCGTGCCGATGAACGACGCGGTAGTGCATCAGGCGCTGGTGGCGCTGCAGGCCAACGCCCGTCAGGGTACTTCATCGACCAAGACCCGGTCCGAAGTCGCGGGTTCAACCAAGAAATTATTCCGCCAGAAGGGCACCGGTGAAGCTCGTGCCGGCTCGGCTAAAAGCAACCTGCGGCCAGGCGGCGGCATCGTTTTCGGCCCCAAGCCGCGCGATTATTCAAAAGGGCTGCCGAAAAAGGTCAGGCAACTGGCTATACGTTGCCTGCTGTCAGACAAAGCCGCCAGCGGCGGACTTAAAGTAATCGATGCCATTTCCCTTGATCCACCGAAGACGCGCGATATGGCCAGCGCTCTGGCGGCGCTTGAGTGCACCACCTCCACCATGGTAGCCACCGCCGGCGTTGATAATAACGTCGTATTGTCGGCGCGCAATCTTGCCGGGGTCAAGACGACACCCGCCGATTTGCTGAATGTCGTTGATTTGTTGAAATACGATAAACTTGTGCTCACTGAAGAGGCTCTTCAGGTTGTTGAAAAGATCTGGGGCGACCGGTCCAGCTAAGGAGAAACCACAATGCAGATATTCGATGTTTTACGCAGACCCCTGATTACCGAAAAAAACGCCCGCCTGCAGGCAACCGGCAAATACGCCTTTGAAGTTTCGGCGGAAGCGACCAAACCGCAGATAAAAACGGCGGTTGAAGCGGCTTACAAGGTAACGGTGACAGGAGTCAATGTCATCATGGTTAAGGGCAAAATGAAGCGGATGGGCCGGGGATTGTTCCGGACTCCAGACTGGAAAAAAGCCCTGGTTACATTGAAAGCCGGCGATAAGATCGAGCTCTTTGAAGGGGTCTAATTATGGCACTTAAATCATACCAACCAACCTCCGCCGGGCGGCGCCACCAGACCGGTTATACTTTTGAGGAAATAACCAAGAGCCGGCCGGAGAAATCGCTGACAAAATGCGTCAAGCAGGATGCCGGGCGCAATAATCAGGGCAAACTTTCGGTTAGACACCGCGGCGGGGGCGCGCGCAAGATCATCCGCGTGCTTGATTTCAAACGCGATAAGATTGGGATTCCGGGTAAAATAGCCGCCATCGAGTATGATCCGCATCGCTCGGCGCGCATTGCCCTGGTGTTTTATGTCGACGGTGAAAAACGCTACATCCTGGCACCCCAGGGCTTGAAAGTGGGCGAAACTATACTTACCGCTCCCGAAGCCGAACTCAAGCCGGGCAACTGCCTGCCGCTGCGCTCTATGCCCTCCGGCACGCTGGTCCATAATCTTGAACTCGAGCCCGGCCGGGGCGGCAAACTGGTGCGTTCCGCCGGCGCGGCAGCCCAACTCATGGCCAAAGAAGGCGAATACGCCTTAATCCGCCTGCCGTCCGGCGAGATGCGGCGGATCCGTATCGACTGTTACGCCACCGTAGGCGCCGTCGGTAACGAAGAGCACCAGACTTTATCAATCGGCAAGGCTGGTCGCCGGCGCAACATGGGCTGGCGGCCTCAGGTACGCGGCTCGGCGATGACGCCCAGGGACCATCCCCACGGCGGCGGTGAAGGCCGGACTCCCATCGGCATGCCGGGACCGAAGACTCCCTGGGGCAAACCCGCCCTGGGCTTCAAGACGCGCCAGTCTAAGCCCTCGGACAAGCTCATTGTTAAAAGGCGTAAATAATTATCGCGCGCGTTAAAGCGCGCCTCAGGCAGCGGAGGAATTAATCGATGTCTCGATCAGTTAAAAAGGGACCGGCAGTACACCCCAAACTCATGAAAAAAGTTGAAGCGGCCAATCGTTCAGGGAAAAAGGTTCTTATCAAGACCTGGGCGCGCTGGTCGACGATCCTGCCCGACATGGTGGGGATGAACATCGGCGTTCATGACGGCCGGCGACACGTGCCGGTGTTTGTGACTGAGAATATGGTCGGTCACAAGCTGGGTGAGTTTGCCCCTACCCGGACTTTCCGCGGCCATGGCGGCGGCAAGGCCGAGGCGGCTGCCAAAAAATAAGGGACTGGTGAAACATGCAGGTTAAAGCAGTGTCAAAAAACACCGGGGTGCCAGCCAGCAAGGTCAGGCTGTATCTCGATCTCGTACGCGGCAAGAAAGTGACCGAAGCTCTGGCGATATTGCGCTTCGCCCCGTCCCCGGCGGCGGTTCATGTCGCCAAGACAGTCAAATCAGCCGCCGCTTCAGCCGAGAACAACTTTCAGATGGAACCGGACGCACTCAAAATTGTCAAGGTATTCGCGGACGGAGCGCCAATGATGAAACGCCATAAAGCGCGCTCCCGCGGCAGAGTCTCGCCGATATTGAAAAGATCGAGCCACATCACCGTCGTCGTCGGTGACCAGGAGGTTTAATGGGACGCAAGGTACATCCGTATGCTTTCCGTATCGGGGCGATCAAAGGCTGGAATGCCAAATGGTTCGCTGAAAAAGATTTTTCGGCCAGCCTGCTGGAAGATTTGAAACTGCGTAAAGGCATCAAGCAGAAATATACGGACGCCGGCATCTCAGGTATTGAGATCGAACGCCAGGCCAATAAGGTGGCGGTAACGGTCGCTACTTCGCGCCCGGGCATCGTGATCGGCCGGGGCGGGCAGCGCGTTGATGAGATGCGGAAATTTCTGGAAGAGCTGGCCGGCAAGCGGATCCAGCTTAATATCCATGAGATCGGGCAACCTGAGCTGGATGCTTTTCTTGTTGCCCGATCCGTGGCTGACCAAATGGAAAAGCGCATTGCTTACCGGCGGGCCATGAAGCAGGCGATGTTCCGCACCCGCCAGGCAGGCGCGCGCGGCATCAAGATTGCTTGCGCCGGACGGCTGGGTGGAGTTGAAATTGCCAGGCGCGAGGTCATGCATGACGGACGGGTGCCCCTCCATACCATCCGGGCTGACATTGATTACGGATTTGCTGAAGCCAGAACCGCTCTTGGACGCATCGGCGTCAAGGTCTGGATCTACCGCGGCGATATTTTGCCGGAGACCAAGCCGGAGAACGAAGACTTAGGCGCAGCGGAGATGACGCCATCGGCGGCTGAAACTACGGTTGTTGTTACAGAAACCGCCAAGCCGGTTGAACAGGCCAAGCCGCGCACCCGGAAGAAAGCGGATGAAACAGCCGCCCCGGCCGCCGCCACCGCGACTGCAGCGGCCCCTGAGGACAAACCAAAGCGGGCTACCGCCCGCCGCGCCAAAGTGAATACTGAAGAGACTTAGTCCCCCGACTTTGTACTAGAGGAAGACCATGCAGCAACCTAAACGAGTAAAATACCGAAAAGCCCATAAAGGGCACCGCCACGGCGAAGCTCAGGCCGGCAACCGCGTCGATTTCGGCGACTA
Proteins encoded in this region:
- a CDS encoding shikimate dehydrogenase: MIDSNTRLIALLGDPVVHSVSPAMQNAAFAAAGLNYVYLAFPVPAVAIGGAVAGLRGLGIRGANVTIPHKTAVMPFLDRIEDQARRIGAVNVILNDGGRLTGHNTDAPGFLAVLKRSGFEPNGKKTVVIGAGGAARAVAFALRAAGASVVIVNRTPKTAASLAADTGAAALPMTDAGFSEALAGASLVVNATSVGLPPENEATPLPAKFLRRGLIVFDIVYRPQQTRLLRDAEAAGCRTIGGLEMLVEQGALAFELWAGQPAPRDVMSRAAAGALS
- the aroB gene encoding 3-dehydroquinate synthase, which encodes MKTQIDVNLADRSYPIRIGEGLLTELPALMQSLSLSGRLMAVTNRVVAGLHGGLLTEALRSAGLEPELIVIPDGEGCKSLATAGKLYESLARRHAERGTPLLAFGGGVIGDLTGFVAATYQRGVPFVQVPTTLLAQVDSSIGGKVAVNVGKLKNMAGVFYQPRLVAADTRLLQTLPLAEIQNGLAEVIKCAVIKDPELFAYLEHNIPEVLAKNIGTLTHIVGRAARVKAAVVERDEHDYGERQILNFGHTLGHAIEAVSNFRVKHGTAVALGMAAAAKVANRMGLLAEPHVIRITSLIAAAGLPVTIPVKQPEALIAAMLHDKKISNGKLKFVLPDGIGSTVIRDDIDPGIAVEALSA
- the rpsL gene encoding 30S ribosomal protein S12, with product MPTVNQLIRKGRHKLAKKAKTPALHYNFNSLKNRTSYGAGSPQKRGVCLQVKTTTPKKPNSALRKIARVRLSNHMEVTAYIPGEGHNLQEHSVVLIRGGRVPDLPGVRYHIVRGTLDTAGVANRKQGRSKYGAKVAKAAVKK
- the aroF gene encoding 3-deoxy-7-phosphoheptulonate synthase yields the protein MKKDATEQQIQHAVDEVARAGLRTDVSRGQYLTIIGLIGDETRVDFTHLAALPGVKEARMIQAPYKLINREYSSAYGETGTRVVKVGDVQFGAPEPVFIAGPCAVENRDDLFRIAEQCKGAGAHILRGGVFKPRSSVHSFQGLGSAGHDEAIEALTWLREAGRTFGMPVVTEVRGEAQVDLVAEFVDIIQIGARNMYDQDLLQTAARKKLPVMFKRHFGASVEEFLCFAEYIAAEGNKDIILCERGIVPMGKGKNYTRYMLDLAAVPVVQKETFLPIIVDPSHATGRRDLIRSMSLASIAAGAAGLMIEVHDRPEDARCDASQMIQPSELKEIIAAARQLRMIALK
- a CDS encoding type I 3-dehydroquinate dehydratase encodes the protein MRPKICGVIAEDEARAIAAAEPLVDLFELRIDLVGQTWPAVAHTLTKPWIATNRPRAEGGRWDGGETDRQSELLKALSLSAAIVDVELAAPGLDILVGAVKKKARCLVSHHDFAATPPLEELEIIIERQIAAGADICKVVTTAASLDDNLKLLKLYAKFPGRKIIAFAMGPAGVLSRVLAPLAGAEFAYASLLGGKESAPGQLSAARFDEIYRLLQI
- the bfr gene encoding bacterioferritin — protein: MKGDPQIIATLNSLLADELTAINQYMVHSEMCDNWNYGKLHKSIEKRAIVEMKHAEKLIGRILFLEGIPIVSDYRKVYIGADVPKMFENDRMAEVGAVKSYNAAVKQAGDLGDFATRDILQAILNDEDGHLDEIEGVQDQISQMGLQIFLSTRTEV
- the rpsG gene encoding 30S ribosomal protein S7, giving the protein MGRRSSGIRHPALPDAKYNSVIVSKFINRIMYAGKQSTAERVIYDAMEIMAAQDGKDAVTLVEQAVKNATPMVEVKARRVGGANYQVPVEVRPDRAFSLALRWLTKAARSRSGKSMAEKLSAELSDAAKGLGAAVKKREETHKMAEANRAFAHYRW
- a CDS encoding shikimate kinase → MNRNIALIGFMGSGKSTAGQRLARRLGREFIELDQLIEQRAGKTIPEIFKEMGESGFRDLEEAVIEEVSRSAKNAVIALGGGAVLRPFNVERLKTSATLVYLETEVEVLQDRLARSRKRPLLDRPDRDRIIEELHEARRSLYETAAGITVRTGRRPFAAVINEIIEKLGIDESRNR